A section of the Petrimonas sulfuriphila genome encodes:
- a CDS encoding ABC transporter ATP-binding protein has protein sequence MESDIVINVSGLTKKFGNFTAVDRISFDVRKGEVFGFLGANGAGKTTAMQMLCGISKPTSGKGTVAGYDILKENEKIKRSIGYMSQRFSLYEDLKVWENIRLFGGIYGLTDKEIKEKTDELLHRLRFESERNTLVKSLPLGWKQKLAFSVAVFHTPQIVFLDEPTGGVDPAMRRQFWEMIYEASDRGITVFVTTHYMDEAEYCHRVSIMVDGRIETLDSPGNLKEIHQAESMDEVFRKLARKATRMDNG, from the coding sequence ATGGAAAGTGATATTGTAATAAATGTCTCGGGATTGACGAAAAAGTTTGGCAACTTCACCGCTGTTGACCGTATCTCCTTCGATGTCCGCAAAGGGGAAGTATTTGGTTTTCTGGGTGCTAACGGCGCCGGGAAGACCACTGCCATGCAGATGCTGTGCGGGATCAGCAAGCCTACATCAGGAAAAGGGACGGTGGCCGGATACGATATCCTGAAAGAAAACGAGAAGATAAAACGCAGCATCGGATATATGAGTCAGCGTTTTTCGTTGTACGAAGACCTGAAAGTATGGGAAAATATACGCCTTTTTGGTGGGATTTACGGGTTGACAGACAAAGAGATAAAAGAAAAAACGGATGAATTGCTTCACCGGTTGAGGTTCGAAAGTGAACGAAACACTTTGGTTAAATCCCTGCCGTTGGGTTGGAAGCAGAAACTCGCTTTTTCGGTAGCTGTTTTTCACACGCCTCAAATTGTTTTTCTTGATGAACCTACCGGCGGAGTCGATCCGGCCATGCGGCGCCAGTTCTGGGAAATGATTTACGAAGCTTCCGACCGTGGGATCACGGTTTTTGTAACCACGCACTACATGGATGAAGCCGAATATTGTCACCGAGTATCGATAATGGTCGACGGAAGAATTGAAACGTTGGACAGCCCCGGCAACCTCAAGGAAATTCATCAGGCGGAAAGCATGGATGAGGTATTCCGGAAGTTGGCCAGAAAAGCGACAAGAATGGATAATGGATAA
- a CDS encoding ABC transporter ATP-binding protein: protein MITATNLHKTYGKVTALNDLSFSVNDGEIFGVIGPDGSGKTTLFRILASLLLPDSGSAGINGWDLVKDFRKIRCIIGYMPGRFSLYPDLSVEENLKFFATVFNTTLEENYPLIKDIYQQIEPFKKRRAGALSGGMKQKLALSCALIHKPGVLILDEPTTGVDPVSRKEFWDMLERLKSEGITVLVSTAYMDEASLCDRIALMREGSFIATDTPQNIINRYTETLWTVQTENLSASLHDLRAHPKVKTCFAFGNEHHVTVQPDLPVAGLQYYLKEKGYSKVQINVTTPTVEDCFMALTSET from the coding sequence ATGATTACGGCAACAAATTTGCATAAAACGTACGGGAAGGTAACCGCGTTAAACGACCTTTCCTTTTCGGTAAACGACGGAGAAATCTTTGGTGTGATCGGGCCCGACGGTTCGGGGAAAACCACCCTTTTTCGCATTCTAGCCTCATTGTTGTTGCCTGATAGCGGATCTGCCGGAATAAATGGATGGGACTTAGTCAAAGATTTCCGGAAAATTCGTTGCATAATCGGATATATGCCGGGGAGGTTTTCGCTTTATCCGGATTTGAGCGTGGAAGAAAACCTCAAGTTTTTTGCCACCGTTTTCAATACCACCCTGGAGGAGAACTACCCGCTTATCAAGGATATTTACCAACAGATTGAACCTTTTAAGAAACGCCGGGCGGGAGCATTGTCGGGCGGGATGAAACAGAAACTTGCTCTCAGTTGCGCGTTGATACACAAACCCGGAGTACTGATTCTTGACGAACCCACAACCGGTGTGGACCCTGTTTCCCGGAAAGAATTCTGGGATATGCTGGAGCGGTTGAAATCCGAAGGGATAACCGTTTTGGTTTCCACGGCATATATGGACGAGGCAAGCCTATGCGACCGCATTGCGTTAATGCGCGAAGGAAGCTTTATCGCTACCGATACGCCGCAAAACATCATAAACCGTTATACAGAAACCTTGTGGACGGTACAAACTGAAAATTTATCGGCATCGTTGCACGATTTACGGGCGCATCCAAAGGTGAAAACCTGCTTTGCGTTCGGAAATGAACACCATGTTACCGTTCAGCCGGATTTACCGGTCGCCGGGCTTCAATACTATCTAAAAGAAAAAGGGTATTCAAAAGTGCAGATCAATGTTACGACGCCGACTGTGGAGGATTGTTTCATGGCGTTGACAAGTGAAACGTGA